Proteins co-encoded in one Malus sylvestris chromosome 9, drMalSylv7.2, whole genome shotgun sequence genomic window:
- the LOC126583292 gene encoding uncharacterized protein LOC126583292 — MSSTPAMALHVSWYDFVCVAIVGVSFLAASWVIWRKEGASERFEDSTMYESLLVSRPDSHVFVSALPRGHVSTSQLWTSCWKGLHPGWLFAFRFVSFLALAGFLAWDLVEWDASIFIYYTEWTFTLVMIYFALGTLVSGYGCWLSLNKPPTENGTRSEALRRDVEENNGTVNTHRRNGIKSTIKLQSQYAQEEIQKRTGYWGYLMQIAFQTCAGAVVLTDVVFWCIILPFLSNAHLGLNTLMCCMHMLNAAFLLLDTILNSLPFPWFRLSYFVLWSCIYIAFQWVIHALGFPWWPYPFLELNTPWAPLWYFCGAVAHIPCYGIFAVIIKAKYSLLPKLFPHSFVRPY; from the exons ATGTCTTCGACTCCGGCAATGGCGCTGCATGTTTCCTGGTACGACTTCGTCTGCGTCGCCATTGTTGGGGTTTCTTTTCTGGCGGCGTCGTGGGTGATCTGGAGGAAGGAAGGAGCTTCGGAGAGATTCGAAGACAGCACAATGTACGAGAGCCTTCTGGTGAGCCGCCCTGACAGCCACGTGTTTGTCAGCGCCCTTCCGAGGGGCCACGTCAGCACCTCCCAGCTCTGGACTAGCTGCTGGAAAGGGCTCCACCCCGGCTGGCTCTTCGCCTTTCGATTCGTCTCGTTTCTGGCTTTGGCTGGGTTCTTGGCTTGGGATCTTGTCGAATGGGATGCTTCCATTTTCATTTACTACACCGA GTGGACATTTACACTGGTTATGATCTATTTTGCG CTGGGAACTCTAGTGTCTGGGTATGGTTGTTGGTTGTCCTTAAACAAGCCCCCCACTGAAAATGGGACAAGGTCAGAAGCATTGAGAAGGGATGTGGAAGAGAATAATGGAACTGTGAATACCCATAGGCGAAACGGAATTAAGAGTACCATCAAATTGCAAAGCCAGTATGCTCAGGAGGAGATTCAGAAACGAACAGGATATTGGGGATATCTTATGCAAATTGCATTCCAG ACTTGTGCAGGAGCTGTTGTCCTCACAGATGTCGTCTTTTGGTGTATCATCCTCCCATTTTTATCAAATGCTCACCTTGGCCTCAATACG TTGATGTGTTGCATGCATATGctgaatgcagcgttccttctTCTGGATACCATTCTCAACAGCCTT CCATTTCCATGGTTCCGGCTTTCATATTTTGTCCTCTGGAGCTGCATCTACATTGCCTTCCAGTGGGTCATTCATGCATTAGGTTTCCCATG GTGGCCGTATCCATTTCTTGAGCTCAATACGCCATGGGCTCCATTATG GTATTTTTGCGGGGCTGTGGCTCACATCCCTTGCTATGGGATTTTTGCAGTGATTATAAAAGCAAAGTATTCACTTCTGCCCAAATTGTTTCCCCACTCTTTTGTGAGGCCATACTAG